The following coding sequences lie in one Zingiber officinale cultivar Zhangliang chromosome 2B, Zo_v1.1, whole genome shotgun sequence genomic window:
- the LOC122047847 gene encoding uncharacterized protein LOC122047847, with the protein MQPASSDRRSTYLDALTLEIERKLRKALSSPGQRPYLLQQLFADVALEIEDRTLDIIFDKDEDQIVAAQDGIDASLCFYDVLADYYVEEPERAKCILSLIVQLWSQSFVSHIFALLFHKWLFEVSVENTETLLRYGSALVQGAGNVFWIDIQTNRKRFLSLFTYLLEEVALVPERSLKISIQARRDLYLLLSRFLFFYDADDSLENFLKSFPTFPNAFLVGGPVDIFVIELTDQLQKLKVEPVLVHYLSRMSALRGLELRMTTSTRLKACLYSFTSPGGPTYPTRVVRHAAWDTLDLLFPVGQYPRHVISLFFRLLYPWYWPSSCWNFIMTCVKTVVYYFIGLLASGRENLRRPKRT; encoded by the exons ATGCAGCCTGCCTCGTCGGATCGGAGATCGACTTACCTCGACGCGCTCACGCTGGAGATCGAGAGGAAGCTCCGGAAG GCTTTGAGCTCGCCAGGACAGAGACCTTATTTGCTTCAACAGTTGTTTGCTGATGTGGCTTTGGAGATCGAGGATCGAACTCTTG ACATAATTTTTGACAAGGATGAAGATCAAATTGTTGCTGCACAAGATGGAATTGATGCCAGCCTTTGCTTCTATGATGTACTCGCTGATTATTATGTTGAAGAACCTGAAAGAGCAAAGTGCATACTTTCTTTAATTGTCCAATTATGGAGCCAATCTTTTGTGTCACATATATTTGCCCTCCTGTTTCATAAGTGG TTATTTGAAGTTTCTGTTGAAAACACTGAAACACTACTACGCTATGGATCTGCCCTTGTTCAAGGTGCCGGAAACGTTTTCTG GATTGACATCCAAACAAATAGAAAGAGATTTTTATCTCTGTTCACT TATCTTCTCGAGGAGGTTGCTCTTGTACCAGAAAGGAGCCTCAAGATATCTATTCAG GCCCGTCGAGATCTCTACCTTCTCCTCTCCAGGTTCTTATTCTTCTACGACGCTG ATGACTCGCTTGAAAATTTTCTGAAGAGCTTTCCCACCTTTCCTAATGCTTTCTTGGTTGGAGGTCCCGTAGATATATTTGTGATCGAACTTACTGATCAG CTTCAAAAGTTAAAAGTGGAGCCTGTGCTTGTACATTATCTGTCCCGTATGAGTGCTCTTCGAG GTCTAGAGTTGAGAATGACTACAAGTACAAGACTAAAGGCATGCCTCTACAGCTTCACTTCTCCTGGAGGGCCAACATATCCGACGAGAGTTGTACGACATGCCGCCTGGGATACATTGGATCTGCTCTTTCCT GTGGGTCAATATCCTCGGCATGTTATAAGCCTCTTCTTTCGATTGCTCTATCCTTGGTACTGGCCTTCCTCCTGTTGGAATTTTATTATGACATGCGTGAAGACGGTTGTATACTACTTCATAGGACTACTAGCTTCCGGTCGGGAGAACTTGAGAAGACCCAAAAGAACTTGA
- the LOC122048867 gene encoding uncharacterized protein LOC122048867, translated as MASPASSSLRFGAAADVVPCRGFRRLREEIVDGEKSSISSLVNEGFDNWKRVNQEKTCTFLTHIGSAASSPHTMCERKAENLMRPSQHIDNVMDVQSKEEKEKNRLRLRTSIVIIRWLALQGYAFRGNDESLSSSNRGNFLELVNAFAKMSTKIDEVVLENAPKNAQYIAPEIQKEILHIMANRVRKMIREEVSDKCFYILVDEARDISKREQMVIILRIGIEHMLTIGECDSGSGANQIGNLQRTGATRWSSHYDSVKSLIAIDFILMELNTRFNESSVELLSLSTALDPKNSFESINTDDICKLAMKFYPEDFTNQDIIALKYELIDSSSLALLVSTATTERAFSAMKNVKITLRNKMEDEFLEDCLTLYIERDLTKDIDIDSIIDEFYVSKFRRTQLC; from the exons ATGGCCTcccctgcttcttcttccttgcgatTTGGAGCTGCTGCCGATGTGGTTCCATGTCGAGGATTTAGAAGGTTGCGGGAGGAGATTGTTGACGGAGAAAAGAGTTCCATTTCTT CATTGGTAAATGAAGGATTTGACAATTGGAAAAGGGTAAATCAAGAAAAAACATGTACATTTCTTACCCATATTGGTTCTGCAGCTTCTTCGCCTCATACTATGTGCGAGAGAAAGGCTGAAAATTTGATGAGACCCTCGCAACATATTGATAATGTCATGGATGTCCAATCtaaagaggaaaaagaaaaaaatcgcTTGCGTTTGCGGACCTCAATTGTCATTATTCGTTGGCTAGCACTTCAAGGGTATGCCTTTAGAGGTAATGATGAATCTCTATCTTCATCTAATCgtgggaattttcttgaattagtAAATGCTTTTGCAAAAATGAGTACAAAAATTGATGAAGTTGTACTTGAGAATGCTCCAAAAAATGCTCAATATATCGCTCCAGAAATTCAGAAAGAGATTTTACATATTATGGCTAATAGAGTACGAAAGATGATTCGTGAAGAAGTTAGTGATAAATGTTTCTATATTCTTGTTGATGAAGCACGAGATATATCTAAACGAGAGCAAATGGTCATTATCTTGAG AATTGGAATCGAGCATATGCTGACAATTGGAGAATGTGATTCTGGAAGTGGGGCTAATCAGATTGGTAATTTGCAGCGAACGGGAGCTACTCGTTGGAGTTCTCACTATGACTCAGTAAAAAGCTTGATAG CAATAGATTTCATCTTGATGGAGTTAAATACTCGATTTAATGAGTCATCAGTGGAACTTCTTTCTCTTAGTACTGCTTTAGATCCTAAAAATTCGTTTGAATCAATTAACACTGATGATATTTGCAAGCTTGCAATGAAGTTTTATCCTGAAGATTTCACAAATCAAGACATCATTGCTTTGAAGTATGAATTG ATTGATTCATCTAGTTTGGCGTTACTTGTTTCTACTGCCACTACTGAGCGAGCTTTTTCAGCAATGAAGAATGTGAAGATAACACTTCGCAATAAAATGGAGGatgaatttcttgaagattgTTTGACACTTTATATTGAACGAGATTTAACTAAGGATATAGATATAGATTCTATTATAGACGAATTTTATGTTTCAAAATTTCGTAGAACACAACTTTGTTGA
- the LOC122049669 gene encoding UDP-glucosyltransferase 29-like has product MPLRPPGRLKTNSMGFAGAADDHHYRLRVVMLPWLAHGHASPFLELAKRLSHHSVLVHLVSSPTVLASLRPHLHSDSHPSVHLVDLPLPSAHLPPPLHSTKNLPSHLMPSLKHAFDLSAPDFGRLLACLRPDVLLYDFIQPWAPLVASALAIPAIQFLTTAASTAVFFAHYARHPDEDLPFPSLCLGAKENLEHVAGMNQIANGVADLDRFFQCMDRSTCFIAVRTFREIEAKYINHFEQEIGKEIVPVGPLVPDDDDDDDDTDGDESTLSVMRWLDEKEADSVVLATFGSEYFMGEEEMREVARGLELSGLAFVWVIRFPAKDAEEVKSKAAVRREGRGLVVEGWAAQRRILAHRSVGGFLTHCGWSSVLEAMKCGVPVVALPRQLDQPANAKLVEEIGAGREVRKAKGALGMFYGEEVARGIKEVVVGAEGEEVRRRAREVAAMMAKKGDEEIGALVEKMAALCEETAKKVLG; this is encoded by the coding sequence ATGCCGCTTCGCCCGCCCGGCCGACTCAAAACTAACTCAATGGGTTTCGCCGGCGCCGCCGACGACCACCACTACCGCCTCCGGGTGGTAATGCTGCCTTGGCTCGCCCACGGCCACGCCTCCCCCTTCCTCGAGCTCGCCAAACGCCTCTCCCACCACTCCGTCCTCGTCCACCTCGTCTCCTCCCCCACCGTGCTCGCCTCGCTCCGGCCCCATCTCCATTCCGACTCCCACCCCTCCGTCCACCTTGTCGATCTCCCACTCCCCTCCGCCCACCTCCCTCCTCCCCTCCACTCCACCAAGAACCTCCCCTCCCACCTCATGCCCTCCCTCAAGCACGCCTTCGATCTAAGCGCCCCTGACTTCGGCCGCCTCCTCGCCTGCCTCCGCCCCGACGTTCTCCTCTACGACTTCATTCAACCCTGGGCTCCCCTCGTCGCCTCCGCCCTCGCCATCCCCGCCATCCAATTTCTAACCACCGCCGCCTCCACCGCTGTCTTCTTCGCGCACTATGCTCGCCACCCCGATGAGGATCTCCCCTTTCCGTCACTCTGCCTCGGCGCCAAGGAAAACCTCGAGCACGTCGCCGGGATGAACCAGATCGCCAACGGCGTCGCCGACCTAGACCGCTTCTTCCAGTGCATGGATCGATCCACCTGCTTCATCGCCGTAAGAACCTTCCGGGAGATCGAGGCCAAGTACATCAACCACTTCGAGCAGGAGATTGGGAAGGAGATCGTCCCGGTTGGCCCGCTCGTacccgacgacgacgacgacgacgacgacaccGACGGCGACGAAAGTACCCTTTCGGTGATGAGGTGGCTGGACGAGAAAGAGGCGGATTCGGTGGTGCTCGCCACGTTCGGGAGCGAATACTTCATgggggaggaagagatgagagAGGTCGCCCGGGGATTGGAGCTCAGCGGGCTGGCCTTCGTGTGGGTGATTAGGTTTCCGGCGAAAGATGCAGAGGAGGTGAAGTCGAAGGCGGCGGTGAGAAGGGAAGGGAGGGGATTGGTGGTCGAGGGATGGGCGGCGCAGAGGAGGATTCTGGCGCACCGGAGCGTAGGTGGATTCCTGACGCACTGCGGCTGGAGCTCGGTGCTGGAGGCGATGAAGTGCGGGGTGCCGGTGGTGGCGCTGCCGAGGCAGCTGGACCAGCCGGCGAACGCGAAGCTGGTGGAGGAGATCGGGGCGGGGCGAGAGGTGCGGAAAGCGAAAGGGGCGCTGGGGATGTTCTACGGCGAGGAGGTGGCGAGAGGGATCAAGGAGGTGGTGGTCGGAGCGGAGGGGGAGGAGGTGAGACGGAGGGCGAGGGAAGTCGCGGCGATGATGGCGAAGAAAGGCGACGAGGAGATCGGGGCGTTGGTGGAGAAGATGGCGGCGCTTTGCGAGGAAACAGCGAAGAAAGTACTTGGATAA